A single Tissierella sp. DNA region contains:
- a CDS encoding methyl-accepting chemotaxis protein, translating into MKSIKIKLILYFGVIILLSSLAIGTLSYLSATRGMSDIQAQMLVDKLEGDISSANYYFSRFFGDISLEGETLYDFRGRDIQSRHDMVDAILKDLGDVATIFARVGDDFKSISSNVMLDNGERAVGTFLGTDSAAYDAVMNGETYIGEANILGEDYFTAYQPIKNAEDEIVGLLFVGTSITASTEAIKGHSDTLMKSTALIIWISVFIALGSVLLVGKNITDPIIHVSQEIERLARYDLTMDNNSRLEKLASRKDEIGSIGTSVAHLQENFSGLIKDVLDTSHHVSSSSEELSATSEQSSLASEEVARAIDEIARGATDQAIDTEKAANKAIEIGELIDINDGYVVGLNTAAEDIDKRKEEGFYILHELVKKTEESEKATKKIFDVIKGTNANAQKIENASSMIQSIADQTNLLALNAAIEAARAGEAGRGFAVVAEEIRKLAEQSNGFTEEIKIIIDELKNATEESVSTMEDVGKILAEQSQGVFDTREKFKMIAFAIETVKNGVKTINDSEKEIDSKKDELLEIVESLSAIAEENAASTQESSAAIEEQTAGMEEIANSSGQLARLAEELNGLVEKFKI; encoded by the coding sequence GTGAAAAGTATAAAAATTAAGCTTATATTGTATTTTGGTGTAATAATTTTATTATCATCTTTAGCTATAGGGACATTATCCTATCTTAGTGCCACAAGAGGAATGAGTGATATTCAAGCTCAAATGCTAGTGGACAAGTTAGAAGGAGATATATCATCAGCAAACTACTATTTCAGTAGATTTTTTGGTGATATAAGTCTAGAGGGTGAAACCCTTTATGATTTTAGAGGTAGAGATATCCAAAGTAGACACGATATGGTAGATGCTATACTGAAAGACTTAGGGGATGTAGCTACTATATTTGCAAGAGTAGGAGATGATTTCAAGAGTATATCATCAAATGTTATGTTAGATAATGGGGAGAGGGCAGTTGGCACCTTCTTAGGTACTGATAGTGCAGCATACGATGCTGTAATGAATGGAGAAACCTATATAGGTGAAGCAAATATATTAGGTGAAGATTATTTTACCGCATATCAACCGATTAAGAATGCAGAGGATGAAATTGTTGGACTTTTATTTGTGGGAACATCTATTACAGCTTCCACTGAAGCTATAAAAGGACATAGTGATACACTCATGAAATCTACTGCATTAATTATTTGGATAAGTGTATTTATTGCTTTAGGAAGTGTTCTTCTAGTAGGAAAAAATATTACTGATCCAATAATTCATGTATCTCAAGAGATAGAAAGATTAGCAAGATATGATTTGACAATGGATAATAATAGTAGGCTAGAAAAACTAGCTAGTAGAAAAGACGAGATTGGCAGTATCGGCACATCTGTTGCTCATTTACAAGAGAATTTTAGTGGATTGATAAAAGATGTATTAGATACATCTCATCATGTGTCATCTTCATCGGAGGAATTATCTGCTACATCTGAACAATCATCTTTGGCCTCAGAGGAAGTAGCTAGAGCCATAGATGAAATTGCAAGAGGAGCAACAGATCAAGCAATAGATACTGAAAAGGCTGCTAATAAGGCAATTGAAATCGGTGAGTTGATAGATATAAATGATGGATATGTAGTTGGGTTAAATACTGCAGCAGAGGATATAGATAAGAGGAAAGAAGAAGGATTCTATATCTTGCATGAATTGGTTAAGAAAACTGAAGAAAGTGAAAAAGCAACAAAGAAGATATTTGATGTTATAAAAGGTACAAATGCAAATGCACAAAAAATTGAGAATGCTTCTTCCATGATACAAAGTATAGCAGACCAAACTAATTTACTTGCATTAAATGCTGCTATAGAAGCTGCTAGAGCAGGAGAGGCAGGTAGGGGATTTGCAGTAGTAGCTGAAGAGATTAGAAAACTAGCAGAGCAATCTAATGGGTTCACTGAAGAAATAAAAATAATTATCGATGAACTAAAGAATGCTACAGAAGAATCCGTTTCAACCATGGAAGATGTAGGTAAGATACTAGCTGAACAATCTCAAGGTGTATTTGATACTAGAGAAAAATTCAAGATGATAGCCTTTGCTATAGAGACTGTTAAAAATGGCGTAAAAACAATAAATGATTCTGAAAAAGAAATAGATAGCAAAAAAGACGAATTATTAGAAATAGTAGAATCATTATCAGCAATAGCAGAAGAAAATGCAGCAAGTACACAAGAGTCATCTGCAGCCATAGAGGAACAAACTGCTGGAATGGAAGAGATAGCAAATTCAAGTGGACAATTAGCTAGGCTTGCAGAAGAATTAAATGGATTGGTGGAAAAGTTCAAGATATAG
- a CDS encoding ABC transporter permease codes for MESLWIVLKFELFNFLKNKVFKISTIILSLLIIIGLSVPTIMDALGKPLFGEDKVDIMPSEGVSMSYGILIEDTSINVEDIKSMLADINIVATKTTEELSNLVNSDDIVAGFIVKTPTKYEYLVKNTGANNSNRYRFEDVMLNLYRNNQLLEKGIDSNAVAEIYSVPIEYETTVLGKDSMKNYLYTYILIFGLYFIIMFYGQLTATAVASEKSNRTMEILVTSTSTKSLIFGKVLAGALAGIIQFGTMILVAAVTYKLNVAAWDHRLDFIFNIPGNVIGIFSIFGILGYLFYLFIYGAIGALVSRTEDVGTSSTPLTLIFVAAFMISMIGLTSPDMFALKVASFIPFTSFMAMFVRVSMGDVSTIQVGISLLILVVSTVITGVFGAKIYRLGTLMYGNPIKITKAIKLLKNR; via the coding sequence GTGGAAAGTCTATGGATAGTACTTAAGTTTGAATTATTTAATTTCCTGAAAAACAAGGTGTTTAAAATATCTACTATTATTTTAAGCTTGCTTATTATAATAGGGCTTTCTGTACCAACAATAATGGATGCCTTAGGAAAACCACTATTTGGAGAAGATAAGGTAGATATTATGCCATCTGAAGGAGTTTCCATGAGTTACGGTATTTTAATAGAAGATACTTCAATTAATGTGGAAGATATTAAATCAATGCTAGCTGATATTAATATAGTTGCTACTAAGACTACTGAGGAATTAAGTAATCTGGTTAATTCAGATGATATTGTAGCAGGATTCATAGTTAAGACTCCTACAAAATATGAATATCTAGTAAAGAATACAGGGGCAAATAATAGTAATAGATATAGATTTGAAGATGTAATGCTAAATCTATATAGAAATAATCAATTACTAGAAAAAGGCATAGACTCCAATGCAGTAGCTGAAATCTATAGTGTGCCAATAGAATATGAAACTACTGTCCTTGGAAAGGATAGTATGAAAAATTATTTATATACTTATATTCTAATCTTTGGATTGTATTTTATTATAATGTTTTATGGCCAATTAACAGCCACTGCTGTTGCCAGTGAGAAGAGTAATCGCACTATGGAAATCCTTGTAACCAGCACTAGCACTAAAAGCCTTATATTTGGAAAGGTCTTGGCTGGGGCATTGGCTGGAATCATTCAATTTGGAACTATGATTTTAGTTGCAGCTGTTACTTACAAACTTAATGTTGCTGCATGGGATCATAGATTAGATTTCATCTTTAATATCCCTGGAAATGTAATAGGGATTTTCTCTATCTTTGGTATATTGGGATATCTTTTCTATCTATTTATTTATGGCGCAATTGGAGCCTTAGTATCTAGAACTGAAGATGTAGGTACAAGTTCAACTCCACTTACTTTAATATTTGTTGCAGCTTTTATGATATCCATGATAGGCCTTACTTCCCCTGATATGTTTGCATTGAAAGTAGCCTCATTTATACCATTTACATCTTTCATGGCAATGTTTGTAAGGGTCTCTATGGGAGATGTCTCAACAATTCAAGTAGGAATATCCTTGTTAATATTAGTCGTATCCACTGTAATAACTGGAGTCTTTGGTGCCAAGATATATAGACTAGGTACTTTAATGTATGGGAACCCTATAAAGATTACAAAAGCAATTAAATTGCTGAAGAATAGATAA
- a CDS encoding ATP-binding cassette domain-containing protein, with protein sequence MILEIKDIHKSFSGTEVLHGVSFSITSGKAMGFLGRNGAGKTTTIRILMGLFDANDGEILLDGKKFNPREHSIGYLPEERGLYPKQKVLDQLTYFGELRGLSKKSAKENTLFWLERLGVSEYKDKKLETLSKGNQQKVQIVETLICNPDIIILDEPFSGLDPVNSQILKDVISELIDKGKLVIFSSHQMSYVEEFCEEIALIDKGNIVLTGSLKAIKKEYGRNRMTLSSSNQSLDELHNLLSSKVHGINIAEAKNGHLIIELLNGKSKKDLLNDLISLDIDVERFSIYEPSLTDIFVEKVGDK encoded by the coding sequence ATGATACTTGAGATTAAAGACATTCACAAGAGCTTTTCAGGGACTGAGGTGCTACATGGGGTTTCTTTTTCTATCACAAGTGGTAAAGCTATGGGATTTCTAGGTAGAAATGGTGCTGGTAAGACTACTACTATAAGAATACTTATGGGCTTATTTGATGCAAATGATGGAGAAATCCTTTTAGATGGAAAGAAATTTAATCCTAGGGAACATTCAATTGGGTATTTACCAGAGGAAAGAGGACTATACCCTAAGCAAAAAGTATTGGACCAACTTACATACTTTGGAGAATTAAGAGGACTCTCAAAAAAAAGTGCTAAGGAAAACACATTATTTTGGCTAGAAAGACTAGGTGTATCTGAGTACAAGGATAAGAAGCTAGAGACTCTTTCTAAGGGTAATCAACAAAAGGTACAGATTGTTGAAACCTTAATATGTAATCCAGATATAATCATCTTAGATGAACCATTCAGCGGATTAGACCCAGTTAATTCACAGATATTAAAAGATGTAATCAGTGAGCTAATTGACAAAGGTAAGCTAGTTATTTTCTCTAGTCATCAAATGAGTTATGTAGAGGAATTCTGTGAGGAGATTGCCTTAATAGATAAAGGAAATATAGTTTTAACAGGAAGCTTAAAGGCTATAAAGAAAGAATACGGCAGAAACAGAATGACACTTAGTTCTTCAAATCAAAGTTTGGATGAACTACATAATCTTCTATCCAGTAAAGTACATGGCATAAATATAGCAGAAGCAAAAAATGGTCATCTTATTATAGAGTTGCTAAATGGAAAGAGCAAAAAAGACTTGCTTAATGATTTAATATCACTTGATATTGATGTGGAGAGATTTTCCATTTATGAGCCAAGTTTAACAGATATATTCGTTGAAAAGGTAGGTGATAAATAG
- a CDS encoding DUF4349 domain-containing protein: MKNRKFLLVTILLIVFSIIISGCSSSKNAKYETTQDVAPQTAPSDMGNSADYDFGGAEKDMIAEEKGYDMTEPDKIITTLSISMQTKEFMDTTDKLINIVGKYKGYVENSDISYNNFVYSTRLKYSNYTIRIPRENLENFTNELKEIGNIISQNTSKIDITKQYRDTESRLKVLEVKEERILALMEKAEKMEDIIVLENQLSDIIYEKENLTANIMDMDDKVDYSTAHIQIEEVAKLTSEETIKTTFWTKVANAIKDSTYFFSYNIQNLIIGFIYFIPYGLIIGVILYVIYRFTRKRQDKFPRE, from the coding sequence ATGAAGAATAGAAAATTTCTTTTAGTCACAATCCTGCTTATTGTCTTTAGTATTATAATTTCGGGATGTTCTTCAAGTAAAAATGCAAAGTATGAAACTACACAAGATGTAGCCCCCCAAACTGCACCGTCAGACATGGGCAATTCTGCTGATTATGATTTCGGCGGAGCAGAAAAAGATATGATTGCTGAGGAAAAAGGCTACGACATGACTGAGCCTGATAAAATTATAACTACTCTTTCAATATCTATGCAAACAAAAGAATTCATGGATACTACTGATAAACTAATTAACATCGTAGGAAAATATAAGGGCTATGTTGAAAACTCTGATATTTCCTATAACAACTTTGTATATTCTACTAGATTAAAATATTCCAACTACACCATTAGAATTCCTAGGGAGAATCTAGAAAACTTTACTAATGAGTTAAAAGAAATAGGAAATATAATATCTCAAAATACTTCTAAAATAGATATTACTAAGCAATATAGAGATACAGAATCAAGATTGAAAGTCTTGGAAGTAAAAGAGGAAAGAATACTGGCATTAATGGAAAAAGCTGAAAAGATGGAAGATATAATTGTTCTTGAAAATCAACTAAGCGATATTATCTATGAAAAGGAAAACTTGACTGCAAATATAATGGATATGGATGATAAGGTAGATTACAGCACTGCCCATATTCAAATTGAAGAAGTTGCAAAATTAACTAGTGAAGAAACTATAAAGACTACTTTCTGGACTAAGGTTGCAAATGCAATAAAGGATTCAACATATTTCTTCAGCTACAATATACAAAACTTAATCATAGGATTTATCTATTTCATTCCTTATGGATTGATAATTGGAGTTATACTTTATGTAATATACAGATTTACAAGAAAAAGACAAGATAAATTCCCTAGAGAATAG